One genomic window of Canis lupus baileyi chromosome 24, mCanLup2.hap1, whole genome shotgun sequence includes the following:
- the PBK gene encoding lymphokine-activated killer T-cell-originated protein kinase: protein MEEINNFKTPSKLSEKKKSALCSTPCINIPASPFMQKLGFGTGVNVYLMKRSPRGLSHSPWAVKKINPKCNDHYQSMYQKRLIDEAKILKNLHHPNIVGYRAFTEASDGSLCLAMEYGGEKSLNDLIEERNKDSQDPFPAAIILKVALNMARGLKYLHQEKKLLHGDIKSSNVVIKGDFETIKICDVGVSLPLDENMTVTDPEACYIGTEPWKPKEALEENGIITDKADIFAFGLTLWEMMTLSIPHINLPDDDDDDEDKTFDESDFDDEAYYAALGTRPPVNMEELDETYQKVIELFSVCTNEDPKDRPSAAHIVEALEIDVQ from the exons ATGGAAGAAATCAATAATTTCAAGACACCAAgcaaattatcagaaaaaaagaaatctg CATTATGTTCAACTCCATGTATAAATATTCCTGCCTCTCCATTTATGCAGAAGCTTGGCTTTGGTACTGGGGTAAATGTGTACCTTATGAAAAG atctccaAGAGGCTTGTCTCATTCTCCTTGGGCTGTGAAAAAGATTAACCCTAAATGTAATGATCATTACCAAAGTATGTATCAAAAGAGATTAATAGATGAAGCTAAGATTTTGAAAAACCTCCATCACCCAAACATTGTAG GTTATCGTGCCTTCACTGAAGCCAGTGATGGTAGTCTATGTCTTGCTATGGAATATGGAGGTGAAAAGTCTCTAAATGACTTAATAGAAGAACGAAATAAAGACAGCCAAGATCCTTTTCCAGCagccataattttaaaagttgctttgAACATGGCAAGAGGGTTAAAG TATCTACACCAAGAAAAGAAACTGCTTCATGGAGACATAAAGTCTTCAAATGTTGTAATTAAAGGTGATTTTGAAACAATTAAAATCTGTGATGTAGGAGTCTCTCTGCCACTTGATGAAAATATGACTG TGACTGATCCTGAGGCCTGTTACATTGGCACCGAGCCTTGGAAACCCAAGGAAGCTTTGGAAGAGAATGGCATTATTACTGACAAGGCAGACATATTTGCCTTTGGCCTGACTCTGTGGGAAATGATGACTTTGTCTATTCCACACATTAATCTtccagatgatgatgatgatgatgaag ATAAAACTTTTGATGAAAGCGACTTTGATGATGAAGCATACTATGCAGCTTTGGGGACGAGGCCACCTGTTAATATGGAAGAACTGGATGAAACGTACCAGAAAGTAATTGAACTTTTCTCTGTATGCACTAACGAAGATCCTAAAGATCGTCCTTCTGCCGCACACATCGTGGAAGCTTTGGAAATAGATGTCCAGTGA